In Metopolophium dirhodum isolate CAU chromosome 5, ASM1992520v1, whole genome shotgun sequence, the sequence aaataactgtatagttaataataagcAAATATCACAATgggttaatacatttttaacatagtATTTTTGAGAACTAGAGACTTGTTTAAGTCCTTCACATTTGAAttacaatgtaataaataaacttattattagacaataattttggtttatattatttaaaccttATCACCAATATATTTCTTAATGTTATAGAGAAGCACTACTATACAGATAgatcttaatacatttttaaaagcaaATTTATCAACTTTCACCGACCCACCCTAGTGTTACTACGAATCGTGGTAAAAAAGTCCGTGGTAAAAAAGTCCTAGGAAAAAAATTCCGAGTAAAAAAGTCCGTGGTTAAAAAGTCCGAGGTCTAAAAAGTGCGTGGTGAAAAAGTCCGAGGTGAAAAAGTccagtacatataatattaggtaaaagAAAAATACGCGAGGTTAGGTTTGATGCACAATCAAACTTccatttagtattaatataattgtaactaAATTGTTTACCTAAATAACTACTTTTTTGGACTTTGAACACTGCTTGGCTTTTGGCTGCATGTAATAatcaaatactatttattttatcttaattatcCGGTTTGTCGTGTTTTACTCGTATAGACATACATCCGATATAGTTAATATAGATAGAGATATCTATAGGCGGTGGGCATGTCCACCGTGTACATATCGTACATGGGTAACtgaatagttgttatttttgcCAGTATAGTTCGACATTTTGTTTGTACCTATAGTTTGACGTTTTGTTAGTTTGTTAGTTGTTTACTCTTGAAggaaaaaatgtctaaaatcataaaaatcaacGAAAAAGGCACTAAAATAGTTGTGGATGGTTATGCATATACCCTTCAACATAcgttatcaaaaacaaaaaggtGGAAATGCAGCAATAAAACAAAGTATAATTGCCCGGGAACACTATCTTCATCGATGATCTTAACGAATCCTGTACTTCAAATTGAACACAATCACGCGGGGAATAAGCAagtgaaaataattgaaaaatttaaaaacgacaTCAAATTACGATCACGAAAAACTTGTGACAAACCGAGTCATATATTTGCGGAAGCTGTAAGTCAAATACCAGCTGAAGCTCTATTGTTTTTACCAAAAGAAAGTGTAGCAAAACGAACAATTAGAAATCAAAGAACTAATAATAATCCTGCATTAAATTGCATAAATGATATTGTTATAgaaagtaaatacaatttattattaaaatatagtgtgAGATTACAGAGCTTTTTTAGAGCTAAGCAAACCACCCACAACTTGAGGGGAACACTCAAGTCGTGACCTACGAGCCGCGCCGCGCGACAAGCCTAAGATTGTTGTGGCGGAACTCGTAGGTTTTAACACCATATGGGGTAATGAAACGccatttactaaataaataataaaaaactgaatttagggtaataagaataataataatttgtattaaacaataaacatgacaataataatgatttataatagcaataaataataattgtgtacgaAAAACGTGTGACGTTACAATAGGTAgccaacattttttgttatagCCTAACCTTATTTTTCAGATGACTGGGCTTTAGTTATTGGACAACGGTTTTTATTGGctgataataaatcaacaacTGGTGAAAGAATTGTATTGTTTGCAACAGATGACAGCTTGAAAATGTTGACAGATGCCAAAACGTGGTATTGCGATGGTAATTTTAACCTTAGTcctaaatatttcatacaactTTATGTGATAAGAGttcaaaaaaatgattcatATATAACTGCAGTGTACTGTCTTCTTGAACGCAAGTCAATGTCTATTTATGAAGAAATGTTCAAACTTATTTTAACTAAATGTGCAGAGCACGAATTATTTCCCGATCCAACCCACTTAatgttgattttgaaaaagctcTAATTTCTGCCgctcaaataatttttgattcaaATTTGACTACTAGAGGCTGTTTTTATCATTTGTGCCAAAGTTCTTACAGAAAAGTCCAAGATTTAGGGctaatcaaaatgtataaaaataacgaCGAATTTGGCCATTTTTGTGGAATGGTGGTTAGGTCAAGTGGTCTTGCATTTCTTCCTCTTGAACATGTTTTCAAAGGAATGGCTTACCTTAAAACAATTGTTTCTCCTGAAGGAGAagatcttttaaattattttgacgcAACCTACGTAAATGGACCAGTTAGAAAAATAGGGGTTGGTACcaaattcaaatgaaaaataataagtcc encodes:
- the LOC132944655 gene encoding uncharacterized protein LOC132944655; this encodes MSKIIKINEKGTKIVVDGYAYTLQHTLSKTKRWKCSNKTKYNCPGTLSSSMILTNPVLQIEHNHAGNKQVKIIEKFKNDIKLRSRKTCDKPSHIFAEAVSQIPAEALLFLPKESVAKRTIRNQRTNNNPALNCINDIVIESKYNLLLKYSVRLQSFFRAKQTTHNLRGTLKSYDWALVIGQRFLLADNKSTTGERIVLFATDDSLKMLTDAKTWYCDGNFNLSPKYFIQLYVIRVQKNDSYITAVYCLLERKSMSIYEEMFKLILTKCAEHELFPDPTHLMLILKKL